DNA from bacterium:
CTCACTGGTCATGGGGGGCTTCACCCCGATCGGCTCGCTCGTGGCCGGGACGCTCGCGCAGATTTGGGGCGCCCCGGGAGCGTTCCTCGTCGGGGGGGTGGTGGGACTCGCCGCCGTCGCCGCGGTGCTGCGATGGCGCACCGTGATGCCGCCGGGCGGGGTGGCGCCGGCCGCTTAACATCGCGCCGCGCCCCCTACCGGTACTTGTGAGCCACCACTTTGGGTTGGAGAAAATTCAGCAGGTAATCCGGCCCGCCAGCCTTGCTGTCGGTCCCCGACATGTTGAAGCCCCCGAACGGATGGCTCCCCACGAGCGCCCCGGTGCTCTTCCGGTTGAGGTAGAGATTCCCGCACATGAACTCACGCCGGGCCTTCGCCAGTTTTTCCGGGTTGAGGGAGTACACCGACCCGGTCAGGCCGAACGCCGTCCCGTTGGCGATCCGGATCGCGTCATCGAAATCGCGCGCGGGGATCGCGGCAACGACCGGGCCGAAGATTTCCTCCTGGGCGATGCGCGCCGTTGGGGACACGTCGATGAACACCGTCGGCGCGACGTAGTGGCCGCCCTCGCGCGCGCGCCGGCCGCCGGCGACGAGCCGCCCTTCGCGCTTCCCGACCTCGATATACTCGAGCACCTTCTGCTCGGCGCGGGCGTTGATGACGGGGCCCGCCGGATAGTTCTCCGGAGCCGGGCCCACCTCGAGCCGCCGGACGCGATCGGCGATCATCTCGACGACGTCGTGATAGACTTTGGGCGTCACCACGACTCGGGATCCCGCGGAGCACTTCTGCCCCTGATAGCCGTACCCCGACGCCACGACTCCCGTCACCGCGTCGTCGAGCGTCGCGTCGTCGTCGACGATGATCGCGTTCTTCCCGCCCATCTCCGCGATGATGCGCTTCAGCCAGATCTGGTCGGGGGGCGTCCGAGCCGCCAGCGCGAACATCGATGTGCCGACCTCGCGCGACCCGGTGAACGCGATCATGCGCACTTTCGGGTGGGTGACCAGGGCCTCTCCGACCGCGCTGCCGGGGCCGGCTATCAGGTTCATCACTCCGGGAGGCAGGCCCGCCTCGCTGAGCGCCTCCGCGATCAAGTACGCGGTCGCGGCGGAGTCGCTGGCGGGTTTCATAATCACGGTGTTGCCGGACACGATCGCCCCAAACGCCATCCCCGCAGGGATGGCCACGGGGAAGTTCCAGGGGGAGATGACCGCGACGACCCCGATGGGAATGTACTGGTATTCGCTCATCTCTCCGGCCGCCGGAGGCAGCGGCCGGCCGGGGCCGTATCTCAGGATCTCCCGCGCGTAATACTCTGCGAAATCGATCGCCTCGGCAACATCCCCGTCGGCCTCCGCCCAGTTCTTGCCGACCTCGTAGACCATCCAGGCCGAGGCTTCCATGCGACGGCGCCGCAGGATGTTCGCCGCGCGCATCATCAAGGCGGCCCGCTCCTCTGCCGGCACCCACCGCCACGATTCGTAGGCGCGGAGCGCCGCCTCGACGGCGGCGGCCACGTCGCGCGGCCCGGCCTGGTGGACCACGGCCACGACCTGGTCGGCCGCCGACGGGTTGAAGGACCGGAACGTCTCCCCCGTCCGGACCGGCATGCCGCCGATCAAGAGGGGGAACTCGCGCCCGAGCTGGGCGCCCACCGCGAGGAGCGCCGCGTCCATCGCCTTCCGGCCGGGGGCCGTCGAGAACTCGGTGAGGGCCTCATTGCGGAACTCTGGAAGCGTCATCATGGCTCGTTCCCCTTTGCGAGGGTACGTCCTCGCCGCTAGGCCCGCGCCGCGACCGCCTTCGCGATCCGGTCGAGACCCTCTTCAATACGGGACAGCGACGTCGCATAGGTGAGGCGCATGAAGCCTGGGGCTTCGAACGCCTCTCCCGGCACGATCGCGACGTGCGCCCCCTCGAGGAGATCCTCGCACAGCGCCGCCGCGGTCGCGGGGCGGCCGGGCCGGCCGAGCAGGCCGCGCACGTCCGGAAACGCGTAAAAGGCGCCCCGCGGGGTGGCGCACCGGACGCCGGGGAGCGCGTTGAGCCGGGAGACGATGTACCGGCGGCGCCGGTCGTACTCGGCGACCATCTCGGCGGGGTCGACGTGCTCTTGGAGCGCGGCCAGCGCCGCCCGCTGCGCGATCGAGTTCGGATTGCCCGCCAGGTGCCCCTGGATGTCCGTGATGGCCGTGGCCACGGGCGCGGGCGCCGCGGCGAACCCGATCCTCCACCCGGTCATCGCATAGGTCTTGGACATCGAGTTGAGCAGCACGACCCGCTCGCGCGCCTCAGGCCAGACCGCGGACACGCAGTGGTGTTTGGCGCCGTCGTACACCATGCTCTCGTAGATCTCATCGCTCAGGAGGATGAACTCGTGCTTGCGGCTCAACTCCACAATCCCGGCGAGCGTCTCCCGGCTGTAGACAGCGCCCGTAGGGTTGTGCGGAGAGTTGAGCACGAAGGCGCGCGTCCGCGGGGTGATGAGCGGCGCAATCCGGGACGGGAGCGGCTGGAAATCCTCCCCGGCCTCGGTCGGGACCGGGACCGGCCTCGCGCCCGCCAGCTTCACCTGCTCTATGTACGACACCCACGCCGGGATCGGCACCAAGACCTCATCGCCCGGCTCGCAGATCGCCAGCAACGCGTAGTACAGCGCGGGTTTACCACCGGCGGTGATCACGACCTCCTCCGGCGCGTACCGGGCGCCGTAGTCGGCCTCCAGCCGCGCCGCGACGGCCTGCCGGAGCTCGATGATGCCGGCCGGGGCCGTATATTTCGTGAACCCTTCCTGAATCGCCCGCTCCGCCGCCCGCTTGATGACCTCGGGGGTGTCGAAGTCGGGTTCGCCCGCGGCGAAACTGATCACGTCGACGCCCTGCCGGCGCAGGCGCCGCGCGCGGTCGTCCATGCCGATGGTCATCGAGGGGGTGATCGCGCGGGCAGCCGTCGAGATGTGCATCCATTCCCTCCTGGACCGGGCGCTTCTACCGCGACACCGGACTGCGTCCACCGTCAGGGTCTGATATTCGCCCACGGAGGGGGCGCCTCCCGTTGCGCGTTGGGGCCGCCGGTGAAACCTCCACAATCTCTCCACACTGCGCTCACGGTCCGTCCACAGCCCTACCTTACCCTGGTTCTTGAACGTACATGAGGAGGGATATGCGATGAGAATCCTGGTGGGCATCCTGCTCGTGCTTGTGGTGGTCGGTGGCGTAGCTGGGATCGCGACGTATTCGTATAATTCCGGCATGGCTCAAGGCCTCGCCGAGAGTGGCAAATTGCCGGCCCCCGGTGCGGGGGGCGGGCCGTATCCGGTCTACCCGTACCCGGGTTATCCGTACGGCTACGGATTCCACGGGCCGTTCGGCTTCGGTTTCTTCGGATTCCTGTGGCCGCTCCTGTTCATCTTCCTCGTGTTCGCGCTCCTGCGAGGGGGGCGTGGATATGGGTGGGGCCATCACGGAGGGGTGCCGCACCGGTTTGAAGAATGGCACCGCCGGGCCCACGAATCCAAAGGCACCACCGGCACTGTGTGAGCACCGCTCGGGGCGAGGGGCCGCACCCCTCGCCCGTCCGTCTTGACGCGAACCCCCAGCCGGGAGCAGGTCGGATCTCCGTCATGAAGACGATTCTCGTGGTCGACGACGAGCCCAAGATCGTTCAGATCGCGCGCGATTACCTGGAGCGCGCGGGCTTCGGCGTCGTGGCCGCCGGAGACGGCCGCTCGGTGCTCCCCATGGTCAGGAGCGCCAAGCCGGATCTTATCGTCCTCGATCTGGCCCTACCGGGGATGGACGGCCTTGACGTGACGCGCGCGCTCCGGAGGGAATCCGAGATTCCCATCATCATGCTCACCGCCCGCGACGACGAAGCCGACCGGCTGGTCGGGCTGGAGCTGGGCGCGGATGACTACATCGTCAAACCCTTTAGCCCGAAGGAATTGGTGGCGCGTGTGCGCGCCGTCCTGCGCCGCTGGGATGGCGCGCGCGCGGGGACGGAAGTCGTCCGCGCCGGCGCCCTCGTGCTCGACGTCCCGCGAATGCAGGCAACCATCGGCGATCGGGCGCTCAGCCTCACGCCGACCGAGTTCCAGGTGCTCGCGGTGATGGCGCGCCAGCCCGGCCGGATTTTCACCCGCGGCCAGCTGCTGGAAGCGGTGCACGGCATCGCCGTGGAATCGTACGAGCGGGCGATCGATTCCCACATCAAGAACATCCGGCGCAAGCTCGAGCCCGACCCGCGCCATCCGCGTTACATCCTGGCCGTCCACGGCATCGGCTACAAGTTCGCGGACGAATGAATCCGCCGGAGTGCGGACAATCCCGACGGGGGCCCTGGCGCAGCCGTCCGCCGTGGTGGCCGGAGGACGAGCCCTGGCCGCCCGCCGGACCGCCTGGGACCCAGGCGTGGCAGCGTATGCGCCGCCATTTCTTCCGCCGCGCCGTACTGTTCTTTGCCACGGTCGTCATCTTGACGGTGGGGCTGTCCGGGCTCCTTTTGTGGGGCGCGGTGAGCCTGCTCGGCATCCTCCACGTACCGGCGGGCTGGGCCGCGTTCGGCCTGACCACGCTCGCGGTGATGCTCCTGTTCGTACTGGTGGCCACCGCGTTGATAGCCCGAGCGTTCCGCCGGATGGCCGCCCCGATTGAGGATTTGATGGCCGCGCTGGGTCGGGTCGCCGACGGCGACTACGCCACACGCGCCCGGGAACGCGGGCCTCAAGAGGTCCGGACCCTGACGCGGGCGTTCAACACGATGGCGGAGCGGCTGCAACGCCAGGAGGAACAGCGCCGCAGCCTGTTAATGGATATCTCGCACGAGCTCCGGACGCCGCTCGCCGTACTCCAGGGGAATCTGGAAGGCATGCTCGACGGGGTGTATCCGCGCGACGAAGCGCACCTGTCGTTGATCCTGGAGGAGACGCAGATCCTGGCGCGGCTGATCGACGACCTGCGGACGTTTTCCCTCGCCGAGAGCCTCGGGCTGAACTTGGTCAAGACGATGAGCGATCTGGCGGAGCTCGCAAGAGATGCGATCGCCTCGTTCCGGGCGCAGGCGGAAGCGGCGGGGGTCACGCTCCGGCTCGACGCCGAGCCCGATCTCCCGATCGTCGACGTCGACCCGGAACGCATCCGCCAAGTGCTCAACAACCTGCTATCGAACGGGCTCCGCTACACGCCGGCCGGCGGGACCGTCCGGGTGCGCTTGGCTGCGGACTCCAGACAGGTGGTCGTGTCCGTCGAAGACACGGGGACCGGCATCACCGCCGAAGCGCTGCCGCACATCTTCGACCGGTTCTCCAAATCCAAGGACTCCCGCGGGACGGGCCTCGGCCTCGCCATCGCCAAGAGCCTGATCGAGGCGCATGAGGGCGAGATCTCGGCTCAGAGCGTCCGCGGCGAAGGAACGGCGATCCGCTTCACGTTGCCCCGCTGAGCAGCTAGTGTCCGAACAACCAGCCGCCGTTGACGTGCAGCACCTCGCCCGTGACGAATGAGGCATCGGGAGAGGCCAGGTAGAGGACCGCGGCCGCGATGTCGTCGGGCCGACCGCCTCGTCCGACGGGGGTCTCGCCTACGATGCCGCGGACTCGCTCCTCCGACCACTGCCCGGTGAACTCGGTGCCGGCGACAAAGCCCGGCGCGATCGCATTCACCGTGATGCCGTGGGGACTCAGTTCGCGCGCGAGCGCATAGGTCAGCCCGATGAGACCGGCCTTGGCTGCGGCGTAGGCGACGGCGCCGGGCCGGCTTCCACCGGTGAACGCGGCGATGGAGCTGATGTTGATGATGCGGCCGCCGGGTCGGGGGAGATGCCCGGCAGCCGCCGTGGCCATCAGGAACGCCCCTTTGAGATTGGCGTCCACCACCTCGTCCCATAGACGCTCCGCTTCGGCAAGCGGGGTCTCCGTGGTGATGCCGAGGACAAACCCGGCGTTGTTGACCAAGACGTCGATGCGGCCAAACCGCTCGGCAATCGCGGCGACGCCGGAGGCGATGCTGTCGCGCCGGCTCACATCGACCCGTTGCCAGGTGACCTCGGGGCCCAGTGCCTCGGCGACAGCGTGCAGCCGGTCCTCGCGCCGCCCGAGGATGACGACCCGGTCGCCGGCGCGCGCAAACGCTTCTGCCGTGGCGCGGCCGATGCCGCTGCCCCCACCGGTGACGACGACTACGCGATCCGTTTTGGCGACCATCCGTCCCCGCTCCATTCCCCTGCTGGGTGGCGCGCTGCCGCGCGCACTGGAGATATGATCAGTCAGCGCCGGCCGGGTCACAACCGGCGGGTGGCCGGGGAGACGCCTGTACGGTCGAGCAGGGGGAATCGCCGAGGGGTCCTCAGGCGAACATATGATCGATCGTCGCGAAATTCACGAGATCCGCATATCCGCCGCACGTCCGCTGCACATCCCCTGGGTAAGATGACCATGAGCAACGACGCGAAAGGAGGTGTCTCTCATGATAGTGGCGCTCCTCCTGCTTGCCGGGTTGTTCTTGTGGGCAACGGGCCACATGGTCCTTCGCTAACCGCACAATACACGCACGTTGGTGGGGCGCGTCCCGATCAGGGGGCGCGCCCCGCCTGTTGGAGTGGCCGCTCGGATCGGCCCCGCGCGCGGGTCAGGACCGCTCGAACCAGGCCGACCAGTCCCAGGGGGTACAGCCGCATCATCCCGATGACCACAAGCGCGAACAGCACCATGCGGATCTGGCCATACGCGC
Protein-coding regions in this window:
- a CDS encoding L-glutamate gamma-semialdehyde dehydrogenase, whose protein sequence is MMTLPEFRNEALTEFSTAPGRKAMDAALLAVGAQLGREFPLLIGGMPVRTGETFRSFNPSAADQVVAVVHQAGPRDVAAAVEAALRAYESWRWVPAEERAALMMRAANILRRRRMEASAWMVYEVGKNWAEADGDVAEAIDFAEYYAREILRYGPGRPLPPAAGEMSEYQYIPIGVVAVISPWNFPVAIPAGMAFGAIVSGNTVIMKPASDSAATAYLIAEALSEAGLPPGVMNLIAGPGSAVGEALVTHPKVRMIAFTGSREVGTSMFALAARTPPDQIWLKRIIAEMGGKNAIIVDDDATLDDAVTGVVASGYGYQGQKCSAGSRVVVTPKVYHDVVEMIADRVRRLEVGPAPENYPAGPVINARAEQKVLEYIEVGKREGRLVAGGRRAREGGHYVAPTVFIDVSPTARIAQEEIFGPVVAAIPARDFDDAIRIANGTAFGLTGSVYSLNPEKLAKARREFMCGNLYLNRKSTGALVGSHPFGGFNMSGTDSKAGGPDYLLNFLQPKVVAHKYR
- a CDS encoding pyridoxal phosphate-dependent aminotransferase; the encoded protein is MHISTAARAITPSMTIGMDDRARRLRRQGVDVISFAAGEPDFDTPEVIKRAAERAIQEGFTKYTAPAGIIELRQAVAARLEADYGARYAPEEVVITAGGKPALYYALLAICEPGDEVLVPIPAWVSYIEQVKLAGARPVPVPTEAGEDFQPLPSRIAPLITPRTRAFVLNSPHNPTGAVYSRETLAGIVELSRKHEFILLSDEIYESMVYDGAKHHCVSAVWPEARERVVLLNSMSKTYAMTGWRIGFAAAPAPVATAITDIQGHLAGNPNSIAQRAALAALQEHVDPAEMVAEYDRRRRYIVSRLNALPGVRCATPRGAFYAFPDVRGLLGRPGRPATAAALCEDLLEGAHVAIVPGEAFEAPGFMRLTYATSLSRIEEGLDRIAKAVAARA
- a CDS encoding response regulator transcription factor; protein product: MKTILVVDDEPKIVQIARDYLERAGFGVVAAGDGRSVLPMVRSAKPDLIVLDLALPGMDGLDVTRALRRESEIPIIMLTARDDEADRLVGLELGADDYIVKPFSPKELVARVRAVLRRWDGARAGTEVVRAGALVLDVPRMQATIGDRALSLTPTEFQVLAVMARQPGRIFTRGQLLEAVHGIAVESYERAIDSHIKNIRRKLEPDPRHPRYILAVHGIGYKFADE
- a CDS encoding ATP-binding protein, which encodes MRRHFFRRAVLFFATVVILTVGLSGLLLWGAVSLLGILHVPAGWAAFGLTTLAVMLLFVLVATALIARAFRRMAAPIEDLMAALGRVADGDYATRARERGPQEVRTLTRAFNTMAERLQRQEEQRRSLLMDISHELRTPLAVLQGNLEGMLDGVYPRDEAHLSLILEETQILARLIDDLRTFSLAESLGLNLVKTMSDLAELARDAIASFRAQAEAAGVTLRLDAEPDLPIVDVDPERIRQVLNNLLSNGLRYTPAGGTVRVRLAADSRQVVVSVEDTGTGITAEALPHIFDRFSKSKDSRGTGLGLAIAKSLIEAHEGEISAQSVRGEGTAIRFTLPR
- a CDS encoding glucose 1-dehydrogenase, yielding MVAKTDRVVVVTGGGSGIGRATAEAFARAGDRVVILGRREDRLHAVAEALGPEVTWQRVDVSRRDSIASGVAAIAERFGRIDVLVNNAGFVLGITTETPLAEAERLWDEVVDANLKGAFLMATAAAGHLPRPGGRIINISSIAAFTGGSRPGAVAYAAAKAGLIGLTYALARELSPHGITVNAIAPGFVAGTEFTGQWSEERVRGIVGETPVGRGGRPDDIAAAVLYLASPDASFVTGEVLHVNGGWLFGH